In Mycoavidus cysteinexigens, a genomic segment contains:
- the eno gene encoding phosphopyruvate hydratase yields MSAIVDIIGREILDSRGNPTVECDVLLESGTMGRAAVPSGASTGSREAIELRDGVDGDQPSRYLGKGVLKAVEHINTEICEAVIGLDACEQAFLDKILLELDGTDNKGRLGANALLAVSMAVAKAAAEEAGLPLYRYFGGSAAMQMPVPMMNIVNGGAHANNRLDIQEFMIVPISQPSFREALRCGAEVFHALKNILVKRGMSTAVGDEGGFAPDFASNEECLSTILQAIEAAGYRVGEDVLLALDCAATEFYREGRYQLAGEGLQLHAHEFTDYLSALADKFPIVSIEDGMAENDWDGWRLLTDKLGKKIQLVGDDLFVTNTRILKQGIDSGIANSILIKINQIGTLTETFAAIEMAKRAAYTAVVSHRSGETEDVTIADIAVGLNVGQIKTGSLSRSDRIAKYNQLLRIEEDLGEIASYAGRAAFYNLR; encoded by the coding sequence ATGAGTGCCATCGTTGACATTATCGGCCGCGAAATACTCGATTCCCGGGGTAACCCTACGGTCGAATGCGATGTATTGCTCGAATCCGGCACCATGGGCCGGGCGGCTGTGCCATCAGGCGCTTCAACCGGCTCACGCGAGGCGATTGAGCTGCGCGATGGCGTTGACGGGGATCAGCCGAGTCGCTACCTAGGTAAAGGGGTGCTCAAAGCGGTCGAACATATTAATACTGAAATTTGTGAAGCCGTGATCGGTCTTGATGCTTGTGAGCAGGCGTTTTTGGATAAAATCTTACTCGAGCTCGACGGCACTGACAACAAAGGGCGGCTTGGCGCTAATGCATTGCTAGCGGTATCCATGGCGGTGGCGAAAGCCGCGGCTGAAGAAGCCGGTTTACCGCTATATCGCTATTTTGGCGGCTCAGCAGCGATGCAAATGCCGGTGCCGATGATGAATATTGTCAACGGTGGCGCGCATGCGAATAACCGCTTGGATATTCAAGAATTTATGATTGTGCCGATAAGCCAGCCGAGTTTCCGCGAGGCTTTGCGTTGCGGCGCTGAAGTGTTTCATGCGCTCAAAAATATTTTGGTAAAGCGCGGAATGAGCACAGCCGTTGGCGATGAAGGCGGTTTTGCGCCGGATTTTGCGAGCAACGAGGAATGCTTGTCGACAATATTGCAAGCAATAGAAGCGGCAGGCTATCGGGTGGGCGAAGATGTTTTACTGGCGCTTGATTGCGCCGCGACCGAATTTTATCGAGAAGGGCGTTATCAACTTGCTGGAGAGGGGCTGCAACTGCACGCGCATGAGTTTACTGATTACCTAAGCGCGTTGGCTGATAAATTCCCGATTGTCTCCATCGAAGACGGCATGGCTGAAAACGACTGGGATGGTTGGCGGTTATTGACCGATAAATTGGGCAAAAAAATCCAATTGGTTGGTGATGATTTGTTCGTCACCAACACGCGTATTTTGAAACAAGGCATTGACAGTGGCATTGCCAACTCAATTTTGATCAAAATTAATCAAATCGGCACGCTAACGGAGACTTTTGCCGCGATTGAAATGGCGAAACGCGCTGCTTATACTGCCGTGGTCTCGCACCGCTCGGGCGAGACGGAAGATGTGACGATTGCCGACATTGCGGTAGGTCTCAATGTAGGGCAAATCAAAACAGGATCGCTGTCACGTAGCGACCGAATTGCAAAATATAATCAACTACTGCGAATTGAAGAAGATTTAGGCGAGATCGCCAGCTATGCTGGTCGCGCCGCATTCTATAATCTGCGGTAA
- a CDS encoding DUF4224 domain-containing protein produces MNDYLSASELANLVGCKSNQRNQMIRWLENHRWRFVIDRFGLPKVARAYHNKKMGIFEEKFQTKYAETPNLQAFAS; encoded by the coding sequence ATGAATGATTATTTATCCGCAAGCGAATTAGCCAATTTGGTCGGCTGTAAATCTAATCAACGCAACCAGATGATTAGGTGGCTTGAAAACCATCGCTGGAGATTTGTAATAGATCGATTTGGGTTACCCAAAGTAGCTCGTGCCTATCACAACAAAAAAATGGGCATTTTTGAAGAAAAATTTCAAACAAAGTATGCAGAAACTCCCAACCTCCAAGCCTTCGCTTCGTAG
- a CDS encoding penicillin-binding protein 1A yields the protein MQPNHTPSPEPTRAKRHPLLDKRRLLAWLGGAVAVFLSLSVLFAIYLLVVVIPRLPPLDALTDYQPKAPLRVYTADHVLIGEFGIERRQAVDLDEIPQTMKNAVLAIEDARFYEHGGVDFIGMMRALLADILHTDAVQGASTITMQVARNFFLSNEKSWGRKLVEVLLAYRIEATLNKNQILEAYMNQIYLGQRAYGFAAAANVYFGKELKDITLAQAAMLAGLPKAPSANNPIVNPKRAKIRQAHILKRMRDLHYIDATQYETALREELQLKSASNQFSMHAEHAAEMVRQYMYEQYQDEIYTQGFNVVTTLRSVDQMAAYRAMRKGIMDYEQRHGYRGPEAYIKLPAKAEAREQAIVEALQKEPDEELIRAVVLSAQPKKVQAELLNGDLITLEGDDLRFASLALSTGTPEAKRIKAGAIIRVIRKKNGRWAITQMPQVEGALVSLTPQNGAIRALVGGFDFGRNKFNRVTQAWRQPGSSFKPFIYSAALDKKIGPATIINDAPLYFPSGPGRDAWEPKDDDQPEGLMTLRTALEKSKNLVSIRILNYIGLQYARDFITSKFGFEESKLPPYLPLALGAGSATPLQMASAYAVFANGGYRVVPHLITKITTANGEELPSPPPLIAGQDAPRVLEERNAWMMTQLLQSVAQNGTGAGTNVLKRADLAGKTGTTNQARDGWFTGFQHNLVAVVWIGYDQPKSLGTREYGARLALPIWVDYMGRALRNEPQYQAPMPASIVLFDGEFYYNNVTPGVGFVKKIELDLEHINVSELPTEVEASEGGEPSAEDRPPALPAAADSIERNQILDLFK from the coding sequence ATGCAACCCAACCATACCCCTTCCCCTGAGCCCACGCGCGCTAAGCGCCATCCTTTACTAGATAAACGCAGGCTATTGGCGTGGCTTGGCGGCGCCGTGGCAGTTTTCTTGTCATTAAGCGTGCTCTTCGCTATTTATCTGTTGGTTGTGGTGATCCCTAGGCTTCCCCCACTTGATGCTCTGACCGATTACCAGCCTAAAGCTCCGTTGCGGGTCTACACTGCCGATCATGTTCTGATTGGCGAGTTTGGCATTGAACGGCGCCAAGCAGTGGACTTAGACGAAATCCCACAGACCATGAAAAATGCGGTGTTAGCGATTGAAGACGCTCGTTTCTATGAGCATGGCGGGGTTGATTTCATTGGCATGATGCGGGCGCTGCTGGCCGATATATTGCACACTGACGCAGTTCAGGGGGCGAGTACGATTACCATGCAAGTTGCGCGTAATTTCTTTTTAAGCAACGAAAAAAGCTGGGGGCGTAAACTCGTTGAAGTGCTATTGGCCTATCGAATTGAAGCAACTCTGAATAAAAATCAAATTCTTGAAGCCTATATGAATCAGATTTATCTGGGACAACGGGCATATGGGTTTGCTGCCGCCGCCAATGTATATTTTGGTAAAGAGCTTAAAGATATTACCCTGGCGCAAGCGGCTATGCTGGCGGGCCTGCCTAAAGCGCCGTCCGCCAATAATCCAATTGTTAATCCAAAGCGCGCAAAAATCAGACAAGCGCACATTCTAAAGCGTATGCGTGATTTGCATTATATTGACGCGACTCAATACGAAACGGCTTTACGCGAAGAATTACAACTTAAGAGTGCGAGCAATCAATTTAGCATGCATGCCGAACATGCCGCCGAAATGGTCCGTCAGTATATGTATGAACAATATCAAGACGAAATTTACACCCAGGGTTTTAACGTAGTCACGACGCTTCGATCAGTCGATCAAATGGCGGCTTATCGAGCCATGCGCAAAGGGATTATGGATTATGAGCAACGCCATGGCTATCGCGGACCCGAAGCCTATATTAAGTTACCGGCCAAAGCAGAAGCTCGTGAGCAAGCCATTGTTGAAGCCTTGCAGAAAGAGCCAGACGAAGAATTGATAAGAGCGGTGGTGCTATCAGCGCAGCCGAAGAAAGTACAAGCTGAATTATTAAACGGCGATTTGATCACGCTTGAGGGCGATGATTTACGTTTTGCATCACTCGCGTTAAGTACGGGTACGCCAGAGGCTAAGCGAATTAAAGCAGGCGCTATTATCCGGGTGATACGTAAGAAAAACGGCCGTTGGGCGATTACACAAATGCCACAAGTGGAAGGCGCATTAGTATCGCTGACCCCTCAAAATGGCGCAATACGCGCGTTAGTAGGGGGCTTTGATTTTGGCAGAAATAAATTTAATCGCGTTACGCAAGCCTGGCGCCAACCTGGCTCTAGCTTTAAGCCATTCATTTACTCTGCCGCATTGGATAAAAAAATAGGGCCGGCCACGATTATCAACGACGCACCGCTTTATTTTCCATCTGGTCCTGGAAGAGACGCATGGGAGCCCAAGGACGATGATCAGCCCGAAGGCCTAATGACTTTACGCACCGCTCTTGAAAAATCGAAAAATCTAGTCTCGATCCGTATTTTGAATTATATTGGCTTGCAATATGCGCGGGATTTCATTACCAGCAAATTTGGTTTTGAAGAAAGTAAACTTCCTCCGTATTTGCCCTTGGCCCTTGGCGCAGGGTCGGCCACACCTCTACAAATGGCAAGCGCTTACGCAGTATTCGCCAATGGCGGCTACCGCGTGGTACCCCATCTGATTACCAAAATAACCACTGCAAACGGCGAAGAACTGCCAAGTCCCCCGCCCTTAATCGCCGGCCAAGACGCCCCGCGAGTGTTGGAAGAACGTAATGCTTGGATGATGACCCAACTGCTGCAATCTGTTGCGCAAAATGGTACAGGGGCCGGGACAAATGTCTTAAAACGCGCCGACTTAGCGGGCAAAACGGGGACGACTAACCAGGCGCGGGATGGCTGGTTTACCGGTTTTCAGCACAATTTGGTTGCGGTCGTCTGGATCGGATATGATCAACCCAAAAGCTTGGGTACCCGTGAATATGGCGCGCGGCTGGCTTTGCCAATTTGGGTCGACTATATGGGCCGTGCTTTGCGCAATGAACCCCAATATCAGGCGCCCATGCCAGCTAGCATCGTCTTATTCGACGGCGAGTTCTACTATAATAACGTGACCCCAGGCGTGGGTTTCGTTAAAAAGATTGAGCTTGATCTTGAGCATATCAACGTATCCGAGCTTCCGACTGAGGTCGAGGCAAGCGAAGGGGGCGAGCCTTCTGCTGAAGATAGGCCTCCCGCGTTGCCAGCCGCGGCCGATTCAATTGAGCGCAACCAGATCCTTGACTTATTTAAATAG
- a CDS encoding DEAD/DEAH box helicase, with the protein MARQTFTPRPYQHRMIDHTLSTKRGAVWAGMGMGKSVSTLSALDILELVEPGPALVLAPLRVAACTWPDEAKKWVHLKDVEVSAVVGTPAERCAALKRPATVYTTNYDNLPWLVEHYGNKWPFLKVVADESTKLKSFRIRQGSKRAHALGCVAHSKINRFIELTGTPSPNGLQDLWGQAWFLDQGVRLGRSFEAFKSRWFQSIQVGSDRHAVKLNPLPFAQEQIEERLRDLCISLDARDYFDTAQPVTHTIYVELPTKARQIYTEMEREMFLALDCGTEIEALNAASKTIKCLQLANGAIYTDDTGSAWAEVHDVKLQALEEIIEEAAGMPVLVAYHFKSDLIRLQKAFPKGRALDQNPHTIRDWNAGKIPVLFAHPASAGHGLNLQDGGNILVFFGHWWDLEQFLQIIERIGPTRQAQAGHNRPVFVYSIVAADTVDESVMARRDSKRGIQDLLLEAMKRKRAA; encoded by the coding sequence ATGGCCCGTCAGACATTCACCCCCCGGCCCTACCAGCACAGGATGATCGATCACACGCTATCGACCAAACGCGGTGCTGTTTGGGCGGGTATGGGCATGGGTAAGTCTGTTTCTACGCTCTCCGCGCTGGATATTCTGGAGTTGGTTGAGCCGGGTCCCGCCTTAGTGTTAGCGCCATTACGCGTTGCAGCCTGCACCTGGCCGGATGAAGCGAAGAAATGGGTGCATTTAAAAGACGTCGAAGTTTCCGCAGTAGTCGGCACACCGGCTGAGCGTTGTGCCGCACTCAAACGCCCTGCTACCGTCTACACCACTAACTACGACAACCTCCCCTGGTTAGTTGAGCACTATGGCAATAAGTGGCCGTTCCTCAAAGTCGTCGCTGACGAATCGACAAAACTTAAATCTTTTAGAATCCGTCAGGGCAGTAAGCGTGCGCATGCGCTAGGCTGTGTGGCTCATTCCAAAATAAACCGGTTTATTGAATTAACCGGCACCCCTAGTCCGAACGGATTACAAGATCTTTGGGGGCAAGCATGGTTCCTCGATCAAGGGGTGCGGCTTGGACGCAGTTTTGAAGCTTTTAAATCCCGCTGGTTCCAGTCGATTCAAGTGGGTTCTGATCGGCACGCGGTCAAGCTCAACCCCTTACCCTTTGCTCAAGAGCAAATTGAAGAGCGGTTACGCGACCTGTGTATCTCCCTGGATGCGCGAGACTATTTTGATACCGCACAGCCTGTCACGCACACCATTTACGTTGAGTTGCCGACCAAAGCCCGTCAGATTTATACAGAAATGGAGCGTGAAATGTTTCTGGCGCTGGACTGCGGCACTGAAATTGAGGCATTGAATGCAGCGAGCAAAACGATCAAATGCTTACAACTTGCAAACGGGGCAATCTATACAGACGATACTGGCAGTGCGTGGGCCGAAGTTCACGATGTCAAATTACAAGCGCTCGAAGAAATTATTGAAGAAGCAGCCGGTATGCCTGTGCTCGTCGCTTACCACTTCAAAAGCGACCTGATCCGATTACAAAAAGCCTTCCCTAAAGGCCGTGCACTTGATCAAAACCCTCACACGATACGAGATTGGAACGCAGGAAAAATACCCGTTCTATTTGCCCATCCTGCTAGCGCAGGCCATGGCTTAAATCTGCAAGACGGTGGAAATATTTTAGTGTTCTTCGGCCACTGGTGGGACCTTGAACAATTCTTACAGATTATCGAACGGATCGGACCGACTCGCCAAGCCCAAGCAGGACATAACCGGCCGGTATTCGTTTACTCCATCGTCGCAGCGGACACCGTGGATGAAAGTGTGATGGCGCGACGAGATTCAAAACGGGGCATTCAAGATTTATTGCTAGAAGCCATGAAGAGAAAGAGAGCCGCCTGA
- a CDS encoding GNAT family N-acetyltransferase, which produces MQWSSSDTPFCVGDKHAKPLLVNWARDEAEVRAAQRLRYTVFAEELGARIGGAPGLDNDEFDAHCDHLLVRDPQTFEIVGTYRVLPPHRAMRLGRLYAQGEFNIEQLAPLRHKMVEVGRSCVHRDYRRGMVIMSLWTGLAEYMLRHGYETMLGCASVSVADGGHFAANLYRALEAESMTTAQFRAFPRVALPIDSLQTGASVTLPPLIKGYLRLGAKICGAPAFDPAFNTADFLTLFNLSEINPRYARHFLVAEQRSECF; this is translated from the coding sequence GTGCAATGGTCGAGCTCTGATACGCCATTCTGTGTGGGTGATAAGCACGCAAAACCATTGTTGGTGAATTGGGCGCGCGATGAGGCTGAGGTGCGCGCTGCGCAACGTTTGCGCTACACGGTATTTGCCGAAGAACTGGGCGCTCGCATTGGGGGCGCGCCTGGCCTGGATAACGACGAATTCGATGCGCACTGTGATCATTTACTTGTGCGCGATCCGCAAACATTTGAAATAGTAGGCACTTACCGCGTTTTACCGCCACATCGGGCTATGCGCCTTGGACGTTTATATGCACAAGGCGAATTTAATATTGAGCAATTAGCGCCTTTACGCCATAAAATGGTTGAAGTAGGTCGCTCGTGCGTGCATCGTGATTACCGCCGCGGCATGGTCATTATGTCGCTATGGACAGGTTTGGCTGAATATATGTTGCGCCACGGCTATGAAACTATGCTGGGTTGTGCGAGTGTTTCCGTAGCTGATGGTGGGCATTTTGCGGCTAATCTATACCGGGCCTTAGAAGCTGAATCGATGACTACTGCGCAATTTCGCGCCTTTCCGCGTGTCGCTTTGCCCATCGACTCTTTGCAAACAGGGGCAAGCGTTACATTGCCACCTCTGATCAAAGGCTATTTACGCCTTGGCGCAAAAATTTGCGGCGCACCGGCATTTGATCCGGCTTTTAACACGGCTGACTTTCTTACACTATTCAATCTCTCGGAAATTAATCCCCGTTACGCCAGGCACTTTTTAGTTGCTGAACAACGTAGTGAGTGTTTTTAG
- the kdsA gene encoding 3-deoxy-8-phosphooctulonate synthase, producing the protein MKLGNLEVGLNQPFFLIAGTCVIESEQLTLDTAGTLKEICAELGIPFIYKGSFDKANRSSGESFRGLGIDAGLHILAEVKRQIGVPVLTDVHTKDEVPLAAEVVDVLQTPAFLCRQTDFIQACARSGKPVNIKKGQFLAPHDMKHVIDKARSAAREAGLDEDRFMACERGVSFGYNNLVSDMRALAIMRETGAPVVFDATHSVQLPGGQGTSSGGERQFIPVLARAAVATGIAGLFMETHPEPSKAKSDGPNAVPLKRMRALLETLSTLDAAVKRTPWLEQDFN; encoded by the coding sequence ATGAAGCTTGGCAATCTCGAAGTTGGCCTTAACCAGCCATTTTTTTTGATTGCGGGTACCTGTGTTATCGAATCTGAGCAGCTCACGCTAGATACGGCTGGCACGCTCAAAGAAATCTGTGCTGAGTTAGGTATTCCGTTCATTTATAAAGGCTCATTTGATAAGGCCAACCGCAGCTCAGGCGAGTCATTCCGTGGCTTGGGCATAGATGCAGGACTGCATATTCTGGCAGAAGTAAAGCGGCAGATTGGCGTGCCGGTGCTTACGGATGTGCACACCAAGGATGAAGTGCCGTTGGCAGCTGAAGTCGTCGATGTCTTGCAAACCCCAGCTTTTTTATGCCGCCAAACGGATTTTATTCAAGCTTGCGCGCGTTCCGGCAAGCCAGTAAATATTAAAAAGGGTCAGTTCCTTGCTCCGCATGATATGAAGCACGTTATCGACAAAGCACGTAGCGCCGCGCGCGAGGCAGGGCTTGATGAAGATCGGTTTATGGCGTGCGAACGGGGCGTGTCATTTGGTTACAACAATCTTGTTTCCGATATGCGAGCGCTAGCGATTATGCGCGAGACGGGTGCGCCGGTCGTATTTGACGCCACCCATTCAGTGCAATTACCCGGTGGGCAGGGCACGTCTTCAGGCGGCGAGCGTCAGTTTATTCCAGTGCTGGCTCGGGCAGCAGTGGCAACGGGCATTGCTGGGCTTTTCATGGAAACCCATCCAGAGCCGTCTAAGGCAAAATCAGATGGCCCGAATGCGGTGCCGCTTAAACGCATGCGCGCGTTGCTTGAAACCCTTAGCACATTAGATGCGGCGGTCAAGCGAACGCCATGGCTTGAGCAAGATTTTAATTAA